Proteins encoded together in one Leptidea sinapis chromosome 45, ilLepSina1.1, whole genome shotgun sequence window:
- the LOC126977387 gene encoding sodium channel protein Nach-like isoform X2, producing the protein MEQMVSLLSGLGLLYNMPSTKNNDSQAMELHRALGKYDVKELLRNLTPRCDDLLLICAWNDELKNCSELFDFRLTMSGYCCTFNYLRQSDTFEDGDGGARSTDMYKYGNKSSYDFDQGLRVLIRLDDTDDFFYNMPLEGAQLQFSDAYDFPDAPSGSFAMQIISPGVQMTVLVSASFTEASRDIEHVAVKLRQCLFYDESPYLPFYTHSDCLLKCRMSFLMDKCNCTPFNMPKMLNSTTCDMRDLPCLRRFQAQSTSLRPDIEAVPSELELEMVSGGIHCPMCYPTCSKTAYSYDFTNVQIYPDYLNAVPDEDRLDWLQGANFTGTSIVHVKYGREVADCYGQNVIMKWFDLISNIGSTCGFVTGFSFVSVLEFIYFYTVKLLRGYIVRRRRERRVASGASTPARLKHIRRYRPIYWNEIVGSTNLRINTPD; encoded by the exons atgGAGCAAATGGTTTCTCTTCTGTCTGGTCTTGGGTTGTTATACAATATGCCGTCCACCAAGAACAATGACAGCCAGGCGATGGAGCTGCACAGAGCGCTCGGAAAATATGATGTCAAGGAACTTTTGAGAAAT CTGACCCCAAGATGTGACGATCTTCTATTAATATGTGCGTGGAATGATGAGCTCAAAAACTGTTCAGAGTTATTTGATTTCCGCTTAACAATGAGCGGTTACTGCTGTACGTTCAACTACCTTCGACAGTCAGATACATTCGAGGA CGGTGACGGCGGTGCCCGCAGTACTGACATGTACAAATATGGCAACAAATCCAGCTACGACTTCGATCAAGGACTGCGAGTGTTAATAAGACTGGATGACACTGATGACTTCTTCTATAACATGCCATTGGAAGGCGCGCAG TTGCAATTCTCTGACGCCTACGATTTTCCGGATGCACCGAGCGGAAGCTTTGCTATGCAAATAATAAGTCCTGGAGTTcag ATGACTGTATTGGTGTCGGCCAGTTTTACAGAGGCTTCACGCGATATCGAACACGTAGCTGTCAAACTTCGCCAATGTTTGTTTTACGATGAATCACCTTATTTGCCTTTCTACACACACAGCGACTGTTTACTCAAGTGTCGAATGTCCTTCTTGATGGATAAATGCAATTGCACTCCATTCAACATGCCAAAAATGTTGAATAGTACAACATGCGACATGCGGGACCTCCCATGCTTACGAAGATTTCAAG cgCAATCCACATCACTTCGTCCAGACATCGAGGCTGTTCCGTCAGAACTGGAGCTGGAAATGGTTTCAGGAGGTATCCACTGCCCTATGTGCTATCCAACCTGTTCGAAGACTGCATACAGCTACGACTTCACGAACGTTCAAATTTACCCGGACTACTTGAATGCCGTCCCTGATGAGGATAGATTGGACTGGTT ACAAGGAGCAAACTTTACCGGAACATCTATTGTGCACGTCAAATACGGCAGAGAGGTGGCGGATTGCTACGGGCAGAATGTTATTATGAAATGGTTTGATTTAATAA GTAACATCGGATCAACGTGCGGTTTCGTCACAGGATTCAGCTTCGTGTCTGtgttggaatttatttatttctacacgGTCAAACTACTTCGAGGTTATATCGTCCGGCGCCGGCGAGAAAGGCGGGTCGCCAGTGGAGCATCAACTCCTGCGCGTCTCAAACACATTCGTCGCTACCGACCAATTTATTGGAATGAAATTGTTGGGTCGACTAACTTAAGAATAAATACCCCGGATTaa
- the LOC126977387 gene encoding sodium channel protein Nach-like isoform X1 — protein sequence MFWISTGLTMNTRLENSRGIWICTMIGALICSVSLVWMTFLRYYQAPLVTTQIPEGVSVSKIIFPAVGICTNNRISKRAVHDLANQLLKERRNKIYNMEQMVSLLSGLGLLYNMPSTKNNDSQAMELHRALGKYDVKELLRNLTPRCDDLLLICAWNDELKNCSELFDFRLTMSGYCCTFNYLRQSDTFEDGDGGARSTDMYKYGNKSSYDFDQGLRVLIRLDDTDDFFYNMPLEGAQLQFSDAYDFPDAPSGSFAMQIISPGVQMTVLVSASFTEASRDIEHVAVKLRQCLFYDESPYLPFYTHSDCLLKCRMSFLMDKCNCTPFNMPKMLNSTTCDMRDLPCLRRFQAQSTSLRPDIEAVPSELELEMVSGGIHCPMCYPTCSKTAYSYDFTNVQIYPDYLNAVPDEDRLDWLQGANFTGTSIVHVKYGREVADCYGQNVIMKWFDLISNIGSTCGFVTGFSFVSVLEFIYFYTVKLLRGYIVRRRRERRVASGASTPARLKHIRRYRPIYWNEIVGSTNLRINTPD from the exons ATGTTCTGGATTTCAACCGGACTCACTATGAACACGCGATTGGAGAACTCCAG gGGAATATGGATTTGTACAATGATAGGAGCTCTGATATGCTCAGTGTCTCTGGTGTGGATGACATTCCTTAGGTACTACCAGGCACCGCTCGTCACGACCCAGATCCCGGAAGGTGTGTCCGTGAGCAAGATAATATTTCCAGCCGTCGGAATCTGTACTAACAACAGAATTAGTAAGCGAGCCGTTCACGATCTCGCAAATCAATT GTTAAaggaaagaagaaataaaatatacaacatgGAGCAAATGGTTTCTCTTCTGTCTGGTCTTGGGTTGTTATACAATATGCCGTCCACCAAGAACAATGACAGCCAGGCGATGGAGCTGCACAGAGCGCTCGGAAAATATGATGTCAAGGAACTTTTGAGAAAT CTGACCCCAAGATGTGACGATCTTCTATTAATATGTGCGTGGAATGATGAGCTCAAAAACTGTTCAGAGTTATTTGATTTCCGCTTAACAATGAGCGGTTACTGCTGTACGTTCAACTACCTTCGACAGTCAGATACATTCGAGGA CGGTGACGGCGGTGCCCGCAGTACTGACATGTACAAATATGGCAACAAATCCAGCTACGACTTCGATCAAGGACTGCGAGTGTTAATAAGACTGGATGACACTGATGACTTCTTCTATAACATGCCATTGGAAGGCGCGCAG TTGCAATTCTCTGACGCCTACGATTTTCCGGATGCACCGAGCGGAAGCTTTGCTATGCAAATAATAAGTCCTGGAGTTcag ATGACTGTATTGGTGTCGGCCAGTTTTACAGAGGCTTCACGCGATATCGAACACGTAGCTGTCAAACTTCGCCAATGTTTGTTTTACGATGAATCACCTTATTTGCCTTTCTACACACACAGCGACTGTTTACTCAAGTGTCGAATGTCCTTCTTGATGGATAAATGCAATTGCACTCCATTCAACATGCCAAAAATGTTGAATAGTACAACATGCGACATGCGGGACCTCCCATGCTTACGAAGATTTCAAG cgCAATCCACATCACTTCGTCCAGACATCGAGGCTGTTCCGTCAGAACTGGAGCTGGAAATGGTTTCAGGAGGTATCCACTGCCCTATGTGCTATCCAACCTGTTCGAAGACTGCATACAGCTACGACTTCACGAACGTTCAAATTTACCCGGACTACTTGAATGCCGTCCCTGATGAGGATAGATTGGACTGGTT ACAAGGAGCAAACTTTACCGGAACATCTATTGTGCACGTCAAATACGGCAGAGAGGTGGCGGATTGCTACGGGCAGAATGTTATTATGAAATGGTTTGATTTAATAA GTAACATCGGATCAACGTGCGGTTTCGTCACAGGATTCAGCTTCGTGTCTGtgttggaatttatttatttctacacgGTCAAACTACTTCGAGGTTATATCGTCCGGCGCCGGCGAGAAAGGCGGGTCGCCAGTGGAGCATCAACTCCTGCGCGTCTCAAACACATTCGTCGCTACCGACCAATTTATTGGAATGAAATTGTTGGGTCGACTAACTTAAGAATAAATACCCCGGATTaa
- the LOC126977426 gene encoding acylphosphatase-1-like, translated as MADLIRPDCKTTDFEVYGKVQGVYFRKHTQKKASELGLKGWVMNTPQGTVVGQMQGPQRAVDDMKIWLQQVGSPKSKIARATFRNEGTVNSCAFRTFEIRR; from the coding sequence ATGGCTGATTTAATAAGACCTGATTGTAAAACGACCGATTTCGAAGTGTACGGTAAAGTGCAGGGTGTTTACTTTCGGAAGCACACTCAAAAGAAAGCATCGGAACTCGGTTTGAAAGGGTGGGTGATGAACACCCCTCAAGGAACTGTGGTTGGTCAGATGCAAGGGCCCCAAAGAGCTGTCGATGATATGAAAATCTGGTTGCAACAAGTTGGGAGTCCAAAATCGAAAATTGCTAGAGCTACATTCAGGAACGAAGGTACCGTAAACAGCTGCGCTTTTAGGACCTTTGAGATAAGAAGATAA